One Archangium violaceum genomic window, TGGAGGCGCGGCTCCAGGCCTTTGCCGTGGACGAGGCAGGTGTCGTGCTGCGTGCCTAGGGGGACGCGCACTATGCGCTCGTGCTGCTGCCGGAGGGGCGCATCCAGCTTCGCCGCTACCGGGGCGGGAGCTTCACCGTGCTCGGCGAGGCCTCCAGCGGCCAGGCGTCTCCCTGGGATGCCGCGACGCTGTCCCTGTCCGTGTGGGGCTCGGAGCCGGTGCGGCTCTCGTCCACGGTGGATGGAGAGGTCCGCCTCTCGGTGACGGACGCGGACCCGGCCGCCCTCACGGGCGAGGGACTCGCGGGGCTGATCACCCCCATCGCCGGCGTCTGGTTCGACGACTTCCAGGTGCGCGCGGTGGGCGAGCCCTGACGCCTCGCGCAAGTTTCTCCACGCGCATCCCCGCCCGCGCAAATCCTGCATCCAGGAAGTAGGGTTTCCGGGCGGACACCCGTGGCCCGGGAATTGAAATCGCGACGGGCCATGGAACGCGAGGCGGACAGAACGGTGGGAGGTGCCCTGGGCGCCCGGACCTGGCTGTTCATCGCACTGGGCGCGTGCGTGGGCCTCGCCCTCGGTATCGGTGGCTTCACCTTCACCTACGCGAAGGGCTACGCGTACCTCACGAATGATCCGGCCTCCTGCGCCAACTGCCACGTCATGCGCGAGCAGTACGAGGGCTGGATGAAGTCGAGCCACCACGCGGTGGCCACCTGCAATGACTGCCACACGCCGTCGGGCCTGATCGGCAAGTACGCGACCAAGGCGTCCAATGGCTTCTGGCACTCGTTCTATTTCACCACCGGCACCTTCCACGAGCCCATCCAGATCCGCCCTGGCAACCGGGAGGTGACGGAGCAGGCGTGCCGCAAGTGCCACGGCGATCAGGTGGAGCCGCTCGAGGCCCCACACGGCGCCGCGGAGACCTCGTGCCTTCGCTGCCACAACTCGGTGGGCCACCCGGAAGGGCTCGGCCAGCCCGGGCTGACGGCGCAGGAGTCCAGACCATGAGCAACCCCACGACACAACCGGAGCCGAGGCTCCGGAGGACCCGGCTCGTCATCCTCACTGCGGTCATCGCGGCCGTAGGCGCGGTGGCGGCCACCGCCCTGCTGGTGAACATCTCCGAGCGCAAGCAGGAGGCGCGCAACCCCTTCTACCGGGTGGTGGAGCTGGACGACACCATGGAGGACCCGGCCGTCTGGGGGAAGAACTTCCCCCTGCAGTACGACGACTACAAGCGCACGGTGGACCAGGTGCGCACGAAGTACGGCGGCAGCGAGGCCGTGCCGCACACGCCCACCGCGGCGGACCCGCGCTCGGTGGTGGCCCAGTCGCGGCTGGAGGAGGACCCGCGCCTGAAGACGATGTGGGCCGGTTATGCCTTCGCGGTGGACTTCCGCGAGGAGCGCGGCCACGCGTACATGCTGGATGATCAGACGCTCACCGAGCGCCAGCACGTCACGAAGCAGCCCGGCACGTGCATGCACTGCCACGGCTCGGTCTACCTGCCCTACAAGAAGCTCGGGGAGGGCGATCTCATCAAGGGCTTCGAGAAGATGAACCAGATGCCCTACATGGAGGCGCGCAAACTGGTGGATCATCCGGTGGCGTGCATCGACTGCCATGATCCGAAGACGATGGCGCTCCGGGTGACGCGTCCTGGCTTCATCGAGGGCATGCGCGCGCTCAAGGCCGGGCAGGGAGTGCGGGACTACGACGTGAACGCTCAGGCCACGCGCCAGGAGATGCGCTCGTACGTCTGTGGCCAGTGCCACGTCGAGTACTACTTCAAGGGTCCGGAGAAGCGGCTGACGTACCCATGGGCCAAGGGCCTGAACATCGACAACATCATGGCCTACTACGAGGAGAACGGGCACAAGGACTGGGTCCACTCCGAGACGGGCGCGCCTGTGCTCAAGGCCCAGCACCCCGAGTTCGAGATGTACAACCAGGGCATCCATGCCCGCTCGGGCGTGGCCTGCGCCGACTGCCACATGGCCTACAAGCGCGAGGGGGCGATGAAGATCAGCGACCACCACGTGCGCAGCCCGCTGCTCAACATCAACCGGGCCTGCCAGACGTGCCACAAGTGGTCCGAGGAGGAGATGAAGCACCGGGTGGAGATCCTCCAGGACCGGCACCACGCGCTGCGCAACACGGCCATGGACGCGCTGGTGGACCTCATCCACGACGTCAAGGAGCGCAAGCTGGCGGGCGCCACCGACGTCGAGCTGGCCGAGGCTCGGGGCTTCCAGCGCAAGGCCCAGTTCTACCTGGACTTCGTGGAGGCGGAGAACTCCAATGGCTTCCACGCGCCGCAGGAGTCGGCCCGCATCCTCGGCGAGTCCATCAACTACTCTCGCCTGGGTCAGAAGGCGCTGCGCAAGCAGCCGCCGGTACCTCAGCAGGACGCGCGCAAGCTCGAGTAGCGCTTCCCGGGTGTGTCGGGTGCACGACGAACAAACCCTCGACGCGCGTGAAGCCCACTGCAATTCGCGTTTCCACCGCTATTGGTGACAAACCGGTGAACAACGTGCAGGTCCTCGGCAGTGGCCGGCACACGCTCATCTTCGCCCACGGCTTCGGCTCCGAGCAGAGCGCCTGGCGTCATCAGGTCAAGGCGTTCCAGGAGCGCTACCGCATTCAGGGCGGGACTGCTGGGAATCTCCGCCGTGCTGGCCGTCTGCGAGAGGGGCGTGGGGCAGGGCCTGACGTCCCGGTGCCTCGCCCCGCTCCTCTTCGGCCTCGTTGCCCTGCTGCCCGTCTCCGCCGCGTGGTGGGGGGGCGGGGTGGTGTCGGGCTTCGTCCTGTCGCTCCTGGTGTCCGGGTCGCCCGGTGGGGATGCGTACATGGTGGCGGGAGGGTTGCCCCTGCCCACGCCGGACCATGCCGAGGCCATCGCGGAGATGGCGCTGGACATGAGGCGGTTCATCCAGGACTTCAACAGGGGAAAGCGCGTCTCGCTGCGCCTGCGGACCGGCATCAGCACCGGGCCGGTGGTGGCGGGCGTCATCGGCACGAAGAAGTTCACCTACGACCTGTGGGGCGACACGGTGAACACGGCCAGTCGCATGGAATCCCATGGGTTGCCAGGGCACATCCACGTCACGCAGGCCACCTACGAGCGCCTGCGCGACACGTACGTCTTCACCGAGCGGGGCCGCATCCCCATCAAGGGCAAGGGCGAGATGACCACCTACCTGCTCGAGGGACGGAGGAACCGTGCCGCCGTGTCGCCCGGCGGGGTGTCACCCGGCGGCCTGCTCGGAGCTGACGCCGCGCTCGGCGGCCTGGAGCAGGACGGGCCAGAAGTGCTCCGCCATCCGCTGGTAGCCCGTGTCGGAGGGGTGGAAGCCGTCGGCCGAGAAGTAGTCGGCGCTCCCCGACAGCTCCACGCGGCTGGGGGAGTAGAGGTCCACGCCGAAGAGGCCATGGCGGGACACCACTCGGGCGAGCGCCTCGTTGAAGGCCGCGATGCGGGCGGCGATCAGCTCGAGCGGGAGGAAGTGCGTCGCGAGCCGCGCCACGGGAGCGAGTGACATGTCGGGCAGGTTGGCCAGCACCACCGGGGCACCCGTGGACACCAGGCCGCGCGCGATCTGGTCGAGGTTGGACTCCAGCTGGTGGGGCTCCACGCCGCGCCACAGGTCGTTGATGCCCACCGCGAGCGTCACCACGTGGGGGCGCGAGCGGATGGCCTTGGGAAGCTGCCCGGAGAGGACCGTGCCGCTGGTGGCCCCGCTCACGCCCAGGTTGAGCAGGCCCACGCCCGGCCGGGTACGGCGCAGCCGCTGGAAGAGGTGTTCCACGTAGCCGCCGTTGCGCGCGCCCACTCCGACAGCGGAGGAGTCGCCCAGGGCCACGTATCTCAGGGAGAGTGCGCTCATG contains:
- a CDS encoding ammonia-forming cytochrome c nitrite reductase subunit c552, with product MSNPTTQPEPRLRRTRLVILTAVIAAVGAVAATALLVNISERKQEARNPFYRVVELDDTMEDPAVWGKNFPLQYDDYKRTVDQVRTKYGGSEAVPHTPTAADPRSVVAQSRLEEDPRLKTMWAGYAFAVDFREERGHAYMLDDQTLTERQHVTKQPGTCMHCHGSVYLPYKKLGEGDLIKGFEKMNQMPYMEARKLVDHPVACIDCHDPKTMALRVTRPGFIEGMRALKAGQGVRDYDVNAQATRQEMRSYVCGQCHVEYYFKGPEKRLTYPWAKGLNIDNIMAYYEENGHKDWVHSETGAPVLKAQHPEFEMYNQGIHARSGVACADCHMAYKREGAMKISDHHVRSPLLNINRACQTCHKWSEEEMKHRVEILQDRHHALRNTAMDALVDLIHDVKERKLAGATDVELAEARGFQRKAQFYLDFVEAENSNGFHAPQESARILGESINYSRLGQKALRKQPPVPQQDARKLE
- a CDS encoding SGNH/GDSL hydrolase family protein, coding for MSALSLRYVALGDSSAVGVGARNGGYVEHLFQRLRRTRPGVGLLNLGVSGATSGTVLSGQLPKAIRSRPHVVTLAVGINDLWRGVEPHQLESNLDQIARGLVSTGAPVVLANLPDMSLAPVARLATHFLPLELIAARIAAFNEALARVVSRHGLFGVDLYSPSRVELSGSADYFSADGFHPSDTGYQRMAEHFWPVLLQAAERGVSSEQAAG
- the nrfH gene encoding cytochrome c nitrite reductase small subunit, giving the protein MEREADRTVGGALGARTWLFIALGACVGLALGIGGFTFTYAKGYAYLTNDPASCANCHVMREQYEGWMKSSHHAVATCNDCHTPSGLIGKYATKASNGFWHSFYFTTGTFHEPIQIRPGNREVTEQACRKCHGDQVEPLEAPHGAAETSCLRCHNSVGHPEGLGQPGLTAQESRP